From the Mustelus asterias chromosome 22, sMusAst1.hap1.1, whole genome shotgun sequence genome, one window contains:
- the LOC144510076 gene encoding vesicle-associated membrane protein 8-like isoform X1 encodes MDNVLSCQEEGCVKADRVRSLQSDVEGVKTIMSENVDRILARGEKLDDLMKTTEDLQASSENFKTTSQKVARKYWWKNTKMIILLVVIVAVILTFIILIATGVIPT; translated from the exons ATGGATAATGTGCTCTCTTGCCAGGAGGAAGGGTGTGTGAAGGCGGACCGCGTCAGGTCCCTCCAGAGCGACGTAGAAGGAGTAAAGACCATCATGTCTGAAAATGTCGACCGTATCCTGGCTCGCGGAGAAAAATTGGACGACCTTATGAAAACGACCGAGGATCTACAAGCCAGT TCGGAGAACTTTAAGACGACCTCACAGAAAGTGGCCCGGAAGTACTGGTGGAAGAACACCAAGATGATTATCTTGCTTGTCGTCATTGTCGCTGTCATCTTGACATTTATCATTCTTATTGCTACAGGAGTCATCCCAACCTAA
- the LOC144509775 gene encoding uncharacterized protein LOC144509775, with protein MLPTSDLTAAAAPGGPQCYFCRLAKHPHQRCPARTVFCSACGKKGHYAKVCRAKTPSKPSSAACDSPGSISSSPASSMSSVTCDPRAPPFPMMTTQVTCDLRVPPFSTSSTTCDPWAQPLWSTPAAEDQQGSSSSAISAACSYTRDPTVASITLDQAKPHRLDKSMMDIELA; from the exons atgctcccaacttcagacctgactgctgcggcagctcctggaggcccacagtgctatttctgcagattggcgaagcatcctcacCAGAggtgtccggccaggacggtgttttgctccgcctgtggaaagaaagggcactatgcaaaagtgtgccgagcaaagaccccttccaagcccagcagtgctgcgtgtgactccccaggatccatctcctcgtctccggcctcgtcgatgtcttcagtcacgtgcgatccacgggcaccgccatttcctatgatgacgacgcaagtcacgtgcgacctgcgagtgccgccgttttcaacatcatcgaccacgtgcgatccatgggcgcagccactttggtcgacaccagccgcagaagaccagcaggggtcctcatcgtcggctatctcagctgcctgcagttacactcgggatccaacagtggcgtcaatcaccctggaccaggccaagcctcacagactcgacaagtccatgatggacatagag cttgcctga
- the LOC144510076 gene encoding vesicle-associated membrane protein 8-like isoform X2, whose translation MAAVEEGCVKADRVRSLQSDVEGVKTIMSENVDRILARGEKLDDLMKTTEDLQASSENFKTTSQKVARKYWWKNTKMIILLVVIVAVILTFIILIATGVIPT comes from the exons GAGGAAGGGTGTGTGAAGGCGGACCGCGTCAGGTCCCTCCAGAGCGACGTAGAAGGAGTAAAGACCATCATGTCTGAAAATGTCGACCGTATCCTGGCTCGCGGAGAAAAATTGGACGACCTTATGAAAACGACCGAGGATCTACAAGCCAGT TCGGAGAACTTTAAGACGACCTCACAGAAAGTGGCCCGGAAGTACTGGTGGAAGAACACCAAGATGATTATCTTGCTTGTCGTCATTGTCGCTGTCATCTTGACATTTATCATTCTTATTGCTACAGGAGTCATCCCAACCTAA